A region from the Acomys russatus chromosome 20, mAcoRus1.1, whole genome shotgun sequence genome encodes:
- the Adnp2 gene encoding activity-dependent neuroprotector homeobox protein 2: MFQIPVQNLDNIRKVRKRVKGILVDIGLESCKELLKDLKGFDPGEKYFYNTSWGDVSLWEPSGKKARYRTKPYCCSLCRYSTKVLTSLKNHLHRYHEDEADQELMIPCPNCPFASQPRVVGKHFRMFHAPARKVQSYTVNILGEAKTSRSDVISFTCLKCNFSNTLYYSMKKHVLVAHFHYLINSYFGFRTEETGEQPKAASEPVSADKILPFDKYYCKKCNAIASSQDALMYHILTSDAHRDLENKLRSVISEHIKRTGFLKQMHIAPKPVTHLALPPNSSASSITVPPPCFHLALSQNSQRPGTAQPVTVAPGTSGSLTHSPPTTAQSHVALVSSSLPVCQSSLTLQPSAPPPVFLSHSVPLNQPVSTSVLPLSQPGGPVNKSVGASILPANQAMCPMNQAVRPRVLPLTQPVGPTNRHVGPINRPVGPGVLPVSPSVNSGVLQAASPGVISVGRAVPSGVLPAGQVTPAAVIPGQTATSGVLPAGQVVQSSVLPVGQTAPSRVLPPGPLRVLPAGQVVPPGLLSPNQTVPSGVVPVNQGVSSGVLQLSQPVTSGVLPVGPPARPGVLQLSPSVGTSILPVSQPVRAGTSQNTTFLTSGSILRQLIPTGKQVNGIPTYTLAPVSVTLPVPSGGGLATVGPAPQVPVQFLPSSSGTQLASSLSSLPSPQVLVSPAPSVFVQATSPVADANQALKQAKQWKTCPVCNELFPSNVYQVHMEVAHKQNESQLCPVCNELFPVNVYQVHMEVAHKQSESKSGEKLEPEKLAACAPFLKWMREKTVRCLSCKCLVSQEELMHHLLMHGLGCLFCPCTFHDVRGLVEHSRTKHLGKKRLSMDYSNRGFQLDLDADGNLLFPHLDFITILPREKLGEREVYLAILAGIHSKSLVPVYVKVRPQPEVAPKIPSKQKLTCPFCFGTFMAADAYELHLKERHHVMPTVHTMLRSPAFKCIYCCGVYTGNMTSGAIAVHLLRCRSAPKDSSSDLQVQPGFIESSELLLVNGEVIPDSTFPGKRKLPEGQVGVEDQRGGEEPQLTLDTDASPGPEQGLSTVPLKRQKNESRTEGSGASDDSLHVLALDPTQYGSRSYEDKKQFLRDYFHKRPYPSRKEVELLSSLLWVWKIDVPSFFLKRRYICMKAIKTQKPSVLLGFDMSELKNVKHRLNFECESHSL; encoded by the coding sequence AGATACCGAACAAAGCCATACTGCTGTAGTCTCTGTAGGTACTCAACAAAGGTGCTCACTTCCCTAAAAAATCACCTGCATCGTTATCATGAAGATGAGGCAGACCAGGAATTGATGATCCCTTGCCCCAACTGCCCGTTTGCCTCACAGCCCAGGGTGGTGGGCAAGCACTTCCGGATGTTCCATGCACCTGCTCGGAAAGTGCAGAGCTACACAGTCAACATTCTGGGTGAGGCGAAGACATCGAGGAGTGATGTGATAAGCTTcacatgtttaaaatgtaacttCTCCAACACTTTGTACTACAGCATGAAGAAGCATGTGCTGGTGGCCCATTTCCATTACTTAATTAACTCCTACTTTGGTTTTCGAACTGAGGAAACAGGAGAGCAACCAAAAGCAGCAAGTGAACCTGTTTCTGCGGATAAAATCCTGCCATTTGACAAATACTACTGTAAAAAATGCAACGCCATTGCCAGTAGTCAGGATGCCCTGATGTATCACATTTTGACATCAGATGCACATAGGGACTTGGAGAATAAGCTGAGGTCTGTGATTTCAGAGCATATCAAGAGGACTGGGTTTCTGAAGCAAATGCATATTGCTCCCAAACCAGTGACCCACTTGGCCTTACCACCAAACAGCAGTGCTTCGAGCATTACAGTCCCTCCACCCTGCTTCCACCTTGCTTTGTCACAGAACAGTCAAAGGCCTGGCACTGCACAGCCAGTGACTGTGGCCCCAGGCACTTCTGGGAGCCTTACACACTCCCcacccaccactgcccagtctcATGTAGCTCTGGTCTCCAGCTCTTTGCCTGTGTGCCAGAGTAGCCTCACCCTGCAGCCGTCAGCTCCCCCACCTGTCTTCCTCTCACACAGTGTTCCGCTTAATCAGCCTGTGAGTACTTCTGTGCTGCCTCTGTCTCAGCCAGGCGGGCCTGTGAATAAGTCTGTTGGAGCAAGCATCCTTCCTGCGAATCAAGCCATGTGCCCCATGAATCAAGCTGTCCGCCCTCGAGTTTTGCCCCTCACTCAGCCTGTGGGGCCCACAAATAGACATGTGGGTCCCATAAACAGACCTGTTGGGCCTGGTGTCTTGCCTGTGAGTCCCTCTGTCAACTCGGGGGTTCTGCAGGCTGCATCTCCAGGGGTGATTTCTGTGGGTCGTGCAGTTCCATCGGGAGTCCTTCCTGCAGGCCAGGTGACCCCTGCTGCTGTGATCCCTGGGCAGACAGCCACTTCTGGTGTCCTGCCTGCTGGTCAAGTGGTCCAGTCATCAGTTCTTCCTGTTGGCCAGACAGCTCCATCTCGAGTTCTCCCTCCTGGCCCCTTGAGGGTTCTCCCTGCAGGCCAGGTGGTACCACCTGGGCTGCTTTCCCCAAACCAGACTGTCCCCTCAGGTGTTGTCCCTGTGAATCAGGGTGTGAGCTCTGGTGTTCTTCAGCTCAGTCAGCCCGTAACATCAGGAGTCCTTCCTGTGGGCCCACCAGCAAGGCCTGGTGTACTGCAGCTCAGTCCATCTGTCGGCACCAGCATTCTGCCTGTGAGTCAGCCAGTGAGAGCTGGAACGTCACAAAACACTACTTTCCTTACTTCAGGCTCTATTCTCAGACAGCTCATTCCGACTGGGAAACAGGTGAATGGAATTCCCACCTATACACTGGCCCCAGTGTCTGTCACTCTGCCTGTGCCCTCTGGTGGAGGCCTTGCAACTGTTGGACCAGCACCTCAGGTGCCTGTGCAGTTCTTGCCCTCAAGCTCGGGCACACAGTTGGCCAGCTCCTTGTCCAGCCTGCCGTCTCCACAAGTGCTAGTGAGCCCTGCCCCTAGTGTGTTTGTTCAGGCTACCTCACCTGTGGCAGATGCAAATCAGGCACTCAAACAGGCCAAGCAGTGGAAAACATGCCCTGTTTGCAATGAGCTCTTCCCTTCCAATGTCTACCAGGTTCACATGGAAGTGGCTCACAAGCAGAACGAGTCGCAGCTCTGCCCAGTTTGCAATGAGCTCTTCCCTGTCAATGTCTACCAGGTTCACATGGAAGTGGCTCACAAGCAGAGTGAGTCTAAGTCTGGTGAGAAACTTGAACCTGAAAAGCTTGCTGCATGTGCCCCATTTCTGAAGTGGATGAGAGAGAAGACCGTGCGCTGCCTCTCGTGTAAGTGCCTGGTCTCACAGGAGGAGCTGATGCACCATCTGCTCATGCATGGCTTGGGGTGCCTGTTTTGCCCGTGCACTTTTCATGATGTCCGGGGCCTTGTGGagcacagcaggactaagcacctGGGCAAGAAGAGACTGTCCATGGACTATAGTAACAGAGGTTTCCAGCTGGACCTGGATGCTGACGGGAACCTGCTGTTCCCCCATCTCGATTTTATCACCATACTTCCACGAGAGAAACTTGGCGAGCGAGAAGTCTACCTGGCTATCCTTGCTGGAATACACTCCAAATCTTTGGTCCCTGTGTATGTTAAGGTGAGGCCCCAGCCGGAGGTTGCACCAAAGATACCAAGCAAACAGAAGCTGACTTGCCCATTTTGCTTTGGCACATTTATGGCTGCTGATGCCTATGAGTTGCATCTGAAGGAGAGGCACCATGTCATGCCCACAGTCCACACAATGCTCAGGTCTCCAGCCTTTAAGTGCATCTACTGCTGTGGGGTCTACACTGGAAACATGACCTCAGGAGCCATTGCTGTCCACTTGCTCCGTTGTAGAAGTGCTCCCAAGGACAGCAGCTCAGACCTGCAAGTGCAGCCAGGTTTTATTGAGAGCAGTGAACTGCTGTTGGTCAATGGGGAAGTGATCCCTGATTCCACCTTCCCTGGAAAGAGGAAGCTGCCAGAAGGCCAGGTAGGGGTGGAAGACCAGAGAGGTGGTGAGGAGCCCCAGCTCACCCTGGATACTGATGCCAGTCCAGGGCCAGAGCAAGGGCTGAGCACTGTGCCTTTGAAGAGACAGAAGAATGAGAGCAGGACAGAGGGCTCAGGGGCCAGTGATGACTCACTGCACGTGTTAGCATTAGACCCCACTCAGTATGGAAGTCGATCCTATGAGGACAAAAAACAGTTTCTTAGGGATTATTTTCACAAGCGACCATACCCTAGTAGAAAAGAAGTGGAGTTGCTGTCTTCACTGCTGTGGGTGTGGAAAATTGACGTCCCTTCGTTTTTtttgaaaagaaggtatatttgCATGAAAGCAATAAAAACTCAAAAGCCCTCTGTACTTCTAGGTTTTGATATGTCTGAACTTAAAAATGTCAAACACAGACTGAACTTTGAGTGTGAATCACACAGCCTGTAG